A region of Gloeocapsopsis sp. IPPAS B-1203 DNA encodes the following proteins:
- the rplU gene encoding 50S ribosomal protein L21, with protein sequence MTYAIIETGGKQLRVEPGRFYDIERLSVEQDEKVTLDSVLFVQHDDGIAIGQPFVDGATVEGTVLRHLRDRKILVYKMKPKKKTRKKRGHRQEITRLMINSISLNGSVFTSDAAQPNASAAASSDAEVESSAETADEAQ encoded by the coding sequence ATGACTTACGCAATTATTGAAACTGGCGGCAAGCAATTAAGAGTAGAGCCTGGTCGCTTTTACGATATTGAACGCTTGAGCGTTGAACAAGACGAAAAAGTTACTTTGGACTCAGTTTTATTTGTACAACACGACGACGGCATTGCGATTGGACAGCCGTTTGTGGATGGAGCGACAGTAGAAGGCACAGTGTTACGTCATCTACGCGATCGCAAAATTCTTGTGTACAAAATGAAACCAAAGAAGAAAACGCGCAAAAAGCGGGGACATCGTCAGGAAATCACGCGGTTGATGATTAATTCCATTAGCTTGAATGGTTCAGTGTTTACTTCCGACGCAGCACAACCAAATGCTAGCGCAGCTGCTTCATCTGACGCTGAGGTAGAATCCTCTGCTGAAACTGCTGATGAAGCACAATAG
- the rpmA gene encoding 50S ribosomal protein L27, with the protein MAHKKGTGSTRNGRDSNAQRLGVKRFGGEKVRAGNIIVRQRGTKFHPGNNVGIGSDDTLFALIDGVVTFERKDRTRKKVSIYPAAVQEAVAATGS; encoded by the coding sequence ATGGCTCACAAAAAAGGAACTGGTAGTACCCGCAACGGTCGTGATTCAAATGCCCAACGCCTAGGCGTAAAACGCTTTGGCGGCGAAAAAGTTCGTGCTGGTAACATCATAGTGCGCCAGCGCGGTACTAAATTTCACCCTGGAAACAATGTAGGCATTGGCAGCGACGACACCTTATTCGCTTTAATTGATGGCGTGGTGACTTTTGAAAGAAAGGACAGAACCCGCAAAAAAGTCAGTATATATCCGGCTGCAGTGCAAGAAGCTGTGGCAGCAACAGGATCGTAA
- the cruF gene encoding gamma-carotene 1'-hydroxylase CruF has protein sequence MKQLVIAERYCLIGHILAKTFGLAGLILVVPHADAILHLLPEGSTLFQWSVEKSMAGGGVTDILLGLVAVSIFAYRTVGVRLTLAFMLPAIFISLASELLGTGTGFPFGDYSYLSGLGYKIAGLVPFTIPLSWFYMGFSSYLIANVALNTAKSSWLRQLGAVLLGAMLFTAWDFALEPAMSQTTFPFWYWAEPGAFFGTPYRNYLGWYGTSALFMSVAALLWKNPPLNLNRSQLIVPLIVYLSNVAFAAAISLASGFWIPVAMGLILGVIPVIFLWWMAQPSTENTPVTEATTGVVNNPSVKVALK, from the coding sequence ATGAAGCAACTTGTTATTGCTGAACGCTACTGCTTAATTGGTCATATTTTGGCAAAGACTTTTGGACTTGCAGGGTTGATCCTAGTCGTACCGCATGCTGACGCCATCTTACATTTACTGCCAGAGGGAAGCACTTTATTTCAGTGGAGTGTAGAAAAGTCTATGGCTGGAGGTGGTGTAACTGACATCCTGCTAGGATTAGTCGCTGTCTCAATTTTTGCCTACCGCACGGTTGGAGTACGACTAACATTGGCATTTATGCTGCCAGCCATTTTTATATCTTTGGCGAGTGAATTATTAGGAACAGGTACTGGGTTTCCGTTTGGAGATTACAGCTACCTTAGTGGATTGGGTTACAAGATTGCAGGGCTAGTGCCTTTTACTATCCCTTTGTCTTGGTTCTATATGGGTTTTTCTTCCTATTTAATTGCTAATGTTGCTTTGAATACTGCTAAGTCTAGCTGGTTGCGCCAATTAGGTGCTGTGTTACTAGGTGCAATGCTGTTTACAGCTTGGGATTTTGCCCTGGAACCAGCAATGAGTCAAACAACTTTTCCTTTTTGGTATTGGGCAGAACCAGGAGCTTTCTTTGGTACACCCTATCGTAATTATTTGGGCTGGTATGGCACGAGTGCCTTATTTATGAGTGTGGCTGCATTGTTATGGAAAAATCCCCCATTAAACTTAAACCGCTCGCAGCTGATTGTGCCATTGATTGTTTATTTAAGTAACGTTGCGTTTGCTGCCGCTATTAGCTTAGCTTCTGGATTTTGGATTCCAGTAGCTATGGGTTTAATCTTGGGTGTCATTCCAGTTATTTTTCTATGGTGGATGGCACAACCCAGTACAGAAAATACTCCTGTCACAGAAGCAACGACAGGTGTTGTTAACAACCCTTCTGTCAAAGTTGCTTTAAAGTAA